From one Mytilus edulis chromosome 1, xbMytEdul2.2, whole genome shotgun sequence genomic stretch:
- the LOC139520562 gene encoding zinc finger protein 862-like, translating into MMFIIYINIFLKHTPLAASFNFSLFKVDKLYLLLYVSGNDCVDINGNAIDESPSPTSSCYDKDQHSEEKEPEPGSSTETATHPTSSSVNEQSQSSKDYISMPNEKSYGPWNFKQCKTNVEDLFENKAVHSFFTCKDADCSTIHTDSQIFKKFKHSWLNSKNWWLCFVENDGMFCLVCKKHQMKHPQNQRSVFASTPSVRFKIDSLNTHVQSKLHIAALQNELLQQVSVFHQEVIKKTEVNNTVLNQVFSSAYFLMKEFVANKKLLPLLQFIEKIFEVEHLKFFQHRSARSQTEIFRTLGDVMKEIMLENVRKSNAFGLMTDEVADISVKENLVTFIQYYSFKDEETKTNFLSCKDILEKHNAANAETITGLLLEELESDKLDVSKLTGFSSDGASVMVGKRTGVATRLREKNPCLINIHCVCHKLALSCADSNESISFIKNMEIILRQLWQLFENSPKKMAIYLKTQKELKNITMGDKAQKVVSKRLKKACRTRWLSLESSVKAVFSEYEVILHTLSKLEKDDAAACGLLKKMKGLKFLGAIYILNDILPILADLSRLFQKDSLNFSVICPAINMTKDKLKQLIEEDKPIESLRNDIDSFTNMCAEINLTKKDSDELTSLFKKYVDALIKNIDRRFEDCGEVLSSFAIFDPTLLPKTDETGFKEYGEDSIKVLGEHFYQDDEEEKKNQKAEKLLTEWQGLKYQINDNLKKIMPQDVKDGKSKITATEWLLNQLVRNKSFCNFYPSIVFIAEVALALPVSNAWPERGASALKNVKTKQRNRLTSHMLDSILHVCINGPPVESLEGEALIKRAVTTWTGAKNRRRLPANRAPTSKVQENTMTCKAPVLEDASVQTETPTEIVTIETEVRQTLNEVRNAMKILELDEMDNLSEDDCSSSDDLD; encoded by the coding sequence atgatgtttataatttatataaatatttttttgaaacacACTCCATTAGCCGCAtcatttaatttttctttattcaagGTTGATAAGTTGTATTTACTATTATATGTTTCAGGCAATGACTGTGTTGACATTAATGGCAATGCAATAGATGAATCACCCTCCCCTACAAGTAGCTGCTATGATAAAGATCAGCATAGTGAAGAAAAAGAACCTGAGCCAGGATCTTCAACAGAAACGGCAACACACCCTACTAGTAGTTCTGTTAATGAACAGTCTCAATCTTCAAAAGATTATATCTCAATGCCAAATGAAAAGAGTTATGGTCCGTGGAATtttaaacaatgtaaaacaaacgtAGAAGATTTATTTGAGAACAAAGCAGTACATTCCTTTTTTACATGTAAAGATGCTGACTGTTCAACTATTCATACTGATTCCCAGATcttcaaaaaatttaaacactcCTGGCTTAACAGTAAAAATTGGTGGCTCTGTTTTGTTGAAAATGATGGCATGTTTTGTTTGGTTTGCAAAAAGCATCAGATGAAGCACCCACAAAACCAACGCAGTGTATTTGCCTCTACACCAAGTGTAAGATTCAAAATCGATTCTCTAAATACTCATGTGCAAAGTAAATTACATATTGCTGCTTTACAAAATGAGTTATTACAACAAGTTTCGGTATTCCATCAAGAAGTTATTAAGAAAACAGAAGTGAATAACACTGTTTTAAACCAAGTATTTTCTTCAGCATATTTCTTAATGAAAGAATTTGTAGCAAATAAAAAACTACTTCCACTCTTGCAGTTTATTGAAAAAATCTTTGAGGTTGAACATTTAAAGTTCTTTCAACACAGATCagcaaggtcacaaactgagatTTTTCGAACTCTGGGGGATGTGATGAAAGAAATAATGTTAGAGAATGTACGAAAGTCTAATGCGTTTGGATTGATGACAGATGAAGTGGCAGACATTTCTGTGAAAGAAAATTTAGTAACTTTTATACAGTACTACAGCTTTAAAGATGAAGAAACTAAAACAAACTTTTTGTCCTGTAAAGATATTCTTGAGAAACACAATGCTGCTAATGCTGAGACAATAACTGGTCTGTTGCTTGAAGAACTTGAATCAGACAAGTTAGATGTTTCAAAACTTACAGGTTTCTCCTCTGATGGAGCTTCTGTGATGGTTGGTAAAAGAACAGGTGTCGCTACACGTCTCAGAGAAAAAAATCCATGTCTAATAAACATCCACTGTGTATGCCACAAGCTTGCCCTTTCTTGTGCTGATTCTAACGAGTCCATCAGTTTTATCAAGAATATGGAAATTATTCTTCGTCAACTTTGGCAACTCTTTGAAAATTCACCGAAGAAAATGGCCATTTACTTAAAAACTCagaaggaattgaaaaatattaccATGGGGGATAAGGCCCAAAAAGTTGTAAGCAAAAGATTAAAGAAGGCATGTAGGACAAGATGGCTTAGTCTTGAATCATCAGTCAAAGCAGTATTTTCAGAATATGAAGTTATTCTTCATACATTAAGTAAGTTAGAAAAAGATGACGCAGCAGCATGTGGACTTTTAAAAAAGATGAAAGGTCTTAAGTTTCTTGGAgctatatacattttaaatgacATTTTGCCAATACTAGCTGATTTATCAAGACTATTTCAGAAAGACTCTTTAAACTTTTCTGTGATATGCCCAGCAATTAACATGACAAAGGACAAGCTGAAACAACTAATTGAGGAAGATAAACCTATTGAAAGTTTAAGAAATGATATAGATTCTTTCACAAATATGTGTGCAGAAATAAACTTGACAAAGAAAGATTCTGATGAACTAACATCTCTTTTCAAAAAGTATGTCGATGCATTAATCAAAAACATTGATAGACGATTTGAAGATTGTGGAGAAGTCTTATCGTCTTTTGCAATTTTTGACCCAACACTTCTACCAAAAACTGATGAAACAGGATTTAAAGAGTATGGAGAAGATTCGATCAAAGTGTTGGGAGAACATTTCTATCAAGATGatgaagaagaaaagaaaaatcagAAAGCTGAAAAACTGCTGACAGAATGGCAAGGATTGAAATATCAGATCAATGACAATTTGAAAAAGATCATGCCTCAAGATGTGAAAGATGGAAAATCCAAAATTACAGCCACTGAATGGCTTTTAAACCAACTAGTCAGAAACAAATCATTTTGCAACTTCTATCCTAGTATAGTTTTTATTGCAGAAGTTGCATTGGCACTTCCAGTGTCCAATGCATGGCCTGAGAGAGGGGCTAGTGCATTAAAAAATGTTAAGACAAAGCAAAGAAACAGACTAACCAGCCACATGCTAGACTCAATTCTTCATGTATGTATAAACGGGCCACCTGTTGAGTCATTAGAAGGTGAAGCTCTTATCAAACGAGCAGTAACAACCTGGACTGGTGCAAAAAATCGAAGACGATTACCAGCAAACAGAGCTCCTACATCTAAAGTACAAGAAAACACCATGACTTGTAAAGCACCTGTACTCGAAGATGCAAGTGTTCAGACAGAGACACCGACAGAAATTGTCACTATTGAAACTGAAGTCAGACAGACATTGAATGAAGTTCGAAATGCAATGAAAATCCTAGAACTTGATGAAATGGATAATCTCTCCGAAGATGATTGTTCCTCTTCTGATGATTTAGATTAA
- the LOC139484275 gene encoding ankyrin repeat and SOCS box protein 8-like produces the protein MGGKASSLIWCEYNPPTFSTQSKPSNYLYCYKLPPPSYNYNWTDLHYAASHGNVRRIQEIIHKSGTLNLNKKDYYGKTPLYWAAYKGHKGCVEELLKFGASVNTKCRHGGSPLHAVVSLYPECALLLIKHGADVNLADNWGVTPMYLAATSGQIEVMKYLLASGASPEVRNKKTGEIPRQLNSHKEFCNYLSSLSKNPPSLQQLCRVNIRQRMKEHPNVKIKYLAVPRTLKDYLSLAEYESQPQKQSSPSSFNVLCQS, from the exons ATGGGGGGCAAGGCCAGTAGTTTGATATGGTGTGAATACAACCCACCAACTTTCTCAACACAGAGCAAGCCATCAAACTATCTGTATTGCTACAAGCTACCTCCCCCTAGCTATAACTACAACTGGACTGATCTACACTATGCAGCAAGTCATGGAAATGTCCGAAGAATTCAAGAAATTATACACAAATCTG gtACTCTTAACTTGAATAAAAAAGATTATTATGGGAAGACGCCTTTATATTGGGCTGCATACAAAGGTCATAAAGGTTGTGTTGAAGAATTATTGAAGTTTGGTGCCTCAGTCAACACAAAATGTCGCCACGGTGGATCTCCACTTCATGCAGTAGTCAGTTTATATCCAGAATGTGCCTTACTTCTAATTAAG CATGGTGCAGATGTAAATTTAGCTGATAACTGGGGTGTGACACCAATGTACTTAGCTGCCACCAGTGGACAGATTGAAGTGATGAAATATCTGCTGGCTTCGGGTGCTTCACCGGAGGTCAGGAATAAG AAAACTGGGGAGATTCCAAGGCAGTTAAACAGTCATAAAGAATTTTGCAATTATTTATCAAGCCTATCCAAGAATCCACCTTCTTTGCAACAGTTGTGTCGAGTAAATATTAGACAGAGAATGAAAGAACACCctaatgttaaaataaaatatcttgcaGTCCCAAGGACATTGAAGGACTATTTATCATTGGCTGAGTATGAATCTCAGCCACAGAAACAATCTAGTCCTTCAAGCTTTAATGTGCTTTGTCAATCTTAA